From the Paludibacterium paludis genome, one window contains:
- a CDS encoding DUF1302 domain-containing protein — MTTRFAAGAAMALVWPALSCAVTFETDALRGSVDSTITLGFAARTDARDCRFIGQDNGGCGPDPELNFLNGDDGDRNYNRGDLFSLYLKGLHELSVKTLDGASGALVRASWLHDWRAGKTRAIPLASDARRQIVTRTELLDAFVFHQTELAGHRVQWRLGNQVVSWGEDLFILGGVNTINAIDSQRAHLPGTPVKEILRPAPMLALNGDLGAGWSAEAYWQFKWNSWRMDPAGSYFSTMDTVGKGARGIYFGNSLSAQLGPDIGAGLATPDIPGGKPFFPYAGENRPGARDRQYGMALRYKPDDAGSELAFYYLRYNDKMPQVGFRQFGKDPVFGLPQGEIFMNWGTRRELFGLSGHTSLGDLALGSELSYRPRDSVGIVAPVDPLGRASFTSPGYATERKWQWNVSAVYSATPSNSLSGLVSLLGASQVDLSAEAAVVHYPGLNPAPYTPDAPVHWDFSRGGKAYFVPYPRGASVSKTSWGYVLQVSPQYPGIFGSNLTFTPELSVSHDVKGISPNTIPFVAGRKAATLNLNLSRTSQWKASLGYTTFWGGGLNNPLSDRDFVSASFSVNF; from the coding sequence ATGACAACCCGATTCGCTGCGGGCGCCGCCATGGCGCTCGTCTGGCCCGCCCTGTCCTGCGCCGTGACCTTCGAGACGGATGCGCTGCGCGGCAGCGTGGACTCCACGATCACGCTGGGATTCGCCGCGCGCACCGACGCGCGCGATTGCCGTTTCATCGGTCAGGACAATGGCGGCTGCGGCCCCGATCCCGAACTGAATTTCCTGAACGGCGACGACGGCGACCGCAACTACAACAGGGGAGACCTGTTTTCCCTGTACCTCAAGGGGCTGCACGAACTGTCCGTCAAAACCCTGGACGGCGCGAGCGGCGCGCTGGTGCGGGCAAGCTGGCTGCACGACTGGCGCGCGGGCAAGACCCGGGCGATTCCCCTGGCCTCCGATGCGCGGCGGCAGATCGTGACCCGCACCGAACTGCTCGATGCCTTCGTGTTCCACCAGACCGAGCTTGCCGGTCATCGCGTCCAGTGGCGCCTGGGCAACCAGGTCGTCAGCTGGGGCGAGGATCTGTTCATTCTGGGCGGAGTGAACACCATCAACGCCATCGACTCCCAGCGCGCGCACCTGCCCGGCACCCCGGTCAAGGAAATCCTGCGGCCGGCGCCGATGCTGGCGCTCAACGGAGACCTGGGCGCCGGCTGGTCCGCCGAAGCCTACTGGCAATTCAAATGGAACAGCTGGCGCATGGATCCGGCCGGCAGCTACTTTTCCACGATGGACACCGTGGGCAAGGGCGCCCGGGGGATCTATTTCGGCAACAGTCTGAGCGCCCAGCTGGGTCCCGATATCGGCGCGGGACTCGCCACGCCCGACATTCCGGGCGGCAAGCCATTCTTTCCCTATGCCGGGGAAAACCGTCCCGGCGCGCGCGACCGGCAATACGGCATGGCGTTGCGTTACAAGCCCGATGACGCGGGCAGCGAACTGGCCTTCTACTACCTGCGCTACAACGACAAGATGCCGCAGGTCGGTTTCCGGCAATTCGGCAAGGACCCGGTGTTCGGCCTGCCGCAAGGCGAGATTTTCATGAACTGGGGCACCCGGCGCGAACTGTTCGGCCTGAGCGGTCACACCTCGCTCGGCGACCTGGCCCTCGGCAGCGAGCTGTCGTACCGGCCGCGCGACTCGGTGGGCATCGTGGCGCCCGTCGATCCGCTGGGGCGTGCCAGTTTCACGAGCCCGGGCTACGCGACCGAGCGCAAATGGCAGTGGAACGTGAGCGCGGTCTATTCGGCGACACCGTCCAACAGTCTGTCGGGACTCGTGTCCTTGCTGGGAGCCTCGCAGGTCGATCTGTCGGCCGAGGCGGCCGTGGTCCACTACCCCGGCCTCAATCCGGCGCCTTACACGCCGGATGCGCCGGTGCACTGGGATTTCAGCCGCGGCGGCAAAGCCTATTTCGTGCCCTACCCGCGCGGAGCCTCGGTGAGCAAGACCTCCTGGGGTTATGTTCTGCAAGTGTCGCCGCAGTACCCGGGGATTTTCGGCAGCAACCTGACGTTCACCCCCGAGCTTAGCGTATCCCACGATGTAAAAGGCATCAGCCCGAACACCATCCCCTTCGTCGCGGGGCGCAAGGCCGCCACCCTGAACCTCAACCTTTCGCGCACATCCCAGTGGAAGGCTTCGCTGGGTTACACCACGTTCTGGGGCGGCGGATTGAACAATCCCCTTTCTGATCGCGACTTCGTCTCGGCCAGCTTCAGCGTGAATTTCTGA
- a CDS encoding efflux RND transporter permease subunit has translation MTARLEAFLFAHRRAFLVLMAMLTVLLGQAALRLELSAGFDKQLPAGHEFIRTFVKYADTFSGANQVIVAVEPRRGGIWTPDGIRALADAHQAMFFLPGIDRRTVMSLWSPAARYTAITEEGFKGGPLIDGDITRDNLTASRIAQIRDNARRGGYIGSLVAADGSAALISAQVAAHDAAGRPVDLLALGQSLEKDIRQRFETPGVTIRLIGFTSEMSEIARQARNVAGFFLLAGLFTTLAVYLYAKSWRLTLLTIFCSAVSVVWQLGALRLAGYGLDPLAMLIPFLVFSIGVSHGVQQVNVLCRQIAAGHSAGDAARSAFRTLLVPGTLALATALTGFVTLLLVPIDMIRELAVTAGIGVGFKIISNLFLLPVLASYLRFDARQARRIEEARLRHSRWLDRLSWVARPRNARLTVALVAVAGILCHIASLDRQVGDVRPGTPQLRADSRYNLDAAFIAGHFNLGLDILTVIAEGPRDACTRHDVMTYLDRLGWRIRNVPGVVSVASAATLAKEANAGWNEGYPGWTALPVSAKALANDVDGAQTLALANADCTALPLQINLADHRAATIDRVVAAIRHDTRAETLPGITIRLASGSVGVIAAINDVLERSEGPMLMYVYAVIVLLVLAVYRDWRAALACCLPLTIATQMGYALMQALSIGLTVATLPVMVLATGIGVDYAFYIYNRLMAHLGRGHVVTDAFALALKETGNATIFTALTLAIGVSTWVFSGLKFQADMGLLLAFMFLANMVMAMTALPALAITLETLVPARRRRPLPFGHEA, from the coding sequence ATGACAGCCCGTCTCGAAGCGTTCCTGTTCGCCCATCGGCGCGCGTTTCTCGTGCTCATGGCGATGCTGACCGTCCTGCTCGGCCAGGCCGCGCTGCGTCTAGAACTGTCCGCCGGTTTCGACAAGCAGCTGCCGGCCGGGCACGAGTTCATCCGGACCTTCGTCAAGTACGCCGATACGTTCTCCGGGGCGAATCAGGTCATCGTCGCGGTCGAGCCGCGCCGGGGAGGCATCTGGACGCCCGATGGTATCCGCGCGCTCGCCGATGCGCACCAGGCGATGTTTTTCCTGCCCGGCATCGACCGGCGCACGGTGATGTCGCTGTGGTCGCCCGCCGCGCGCTATACCGCCATCACCGAAGAAGGGTTCAAGGGCGGTCCGCTGATCGACGGAGACATCACCCGCGACAACCTGACCGCCTCCCGCATTGCCCAGATCCGCGACAATGCGCGCCGGGGCGGCTACATCGGCTCGCTGGTCGCCGCCGACGGCTCGGCCGCCCTGATCAGCGCCCAGGTCGCGGCGCATGACGCGGCCGGCCGGCCGGTGGATCTGCTGGCGCTCGGCCAGTCACTGGAAAAGGACATCCGGCAACGCTTCGAGACACCCGGCGTGACGATCCGGCTTATCGGCTTCACCAGCGAAATGAGCGAAATCGCCCGCCAGGCCCGCAACGTCGCGGGGTTCTTCCTGCTCGCGGGTCTCTTCACCACACTGGCGGTATACCTGTACGCCAAAAGCTGGCGTCTGACCCTGCTGACGATCTTCTGTTCGGCGGTGTCGGTCGTCTGGCAACTGGGCGCCTTGCGTCTGGCGGGATACGGGCTCGATCCGCTGGCCATGCTGATCCCCTTTCTGGTGTTCTCGATCGGAGTGTCCCACGGCGTTCAGCAGGTGAACGTGCTGTGTCGGCAGATCGCCGCCGGTCACAGCGCAGGGGACGCCGCGCGCAGCGCCTTCCGCACCCTGCTGGTTCCGGGAACGCTGGCGCTGGCCACCGCCCTGACCGGATTTGTCACGCTGCTCCTGGTCCCGATCGACATGATTCGCGAACTGGCGGTCACCGCGGGCATCGGCGTGGGGTTCAAGATCATCTCCAACCTGTTTCTGCTGCCGGTACTGGCCAGCTATCTGCGATTCGATGCCAGGCAGGCCCGGCGCATCGAAGAGGCCCGGCTCCGTCACTCGCGCTGGCTTGACCGGCTCTCCTGGGTGGCCCGGCCGCGCAATGCGCGGCTGACCGTGGCCCTCGTCGCGGTGGCGGGCATCCTGTGCCATATCGCATCGCTCGACAGGCAGGTGGGCGATGTCCGTCCCGGCACGCCGCAGTTGCGCGCCGACTCGCGCTACAACCTCGACGCGGCGTTCATCGCCGGCCATTTCAACCTGGGGCTGGACATCCTGACGGTGATCGCGGAAGGCCCTCGCGACGCCTGCACCCGCCACGATGTGATGACCTACCTTGACCGGCTGGGCTGGCGTATCCGCAACGTGCCCGGCGTCGTATCGGTCGCGTCGGCCGCGACCCTTGCCAAGGAGGCCAACGCGGGATGGAACGAAGGCTACCCCGGCTGGACCGCCCTGCCGGTCAGCGCCAAGGCCCTGGCCAATGATGTCGACGGCGCGCAAACGCTGGCTCTGGCCAATGCCGATTGCACGGCCCTGCCCTTGCAGATCAACCTTGCCGATCATCGTGCCGCGACCATCGACCGGGTGGTCGCGGCCATCCGGCACGACACCCGGGCCGAAACCCTGCCCGGCATCACGATCCGGCTCGCCAGCGGTTCGGTCGGCGTGATCGCCGCGATCAACGACGTGCTGGAACGCTCGGAGGGGCCGATGCTGATGTACGTCTACGCGGTCATCGTGCTTCTGGTGCTCGCTGTTTACCGCGACTGGCGCGCGGCGCTGGCCTGCTGCCTGCCGCTGACCATCGCCACGCAGATGGGCTATGCCCTGATGCAGGCGCTGTCCATCGGACTGACCGTCGCCACCTTGCCGGTGATGGTGCTCGCCACCGGTATCGGCGTCGACTACGCCTTCTATATCTACAACCGCCTGATGGCCCACCTGGGCCGCGGACACGTCGTGACCGACGCGTTCGCGCTCGCCCTGAAAGAGACCGGCAACGCCACGATCTTCACGGCCCTGACGCTGGCGATCGGCGTATCGACCTGGGTGTTTTCCGGGTTGAAATTCCAGGCCGACATGGGGCTTTTGCTCGCCTTCATGTTCCTGGCCAACATGGTGATGGCGATGACGGCGTTGCCGGCCCTCGCCATCACACTCGAAACCCTGGTGCCGGCGCGACGCCGCCGCCCTCTTCCTTTCGGACACGAAGCATGA
- a CDS encoding TetR/AcrR family transcriptional regulator: protein MTETIKPPSSGAAPRRAPRQERSRQRVQDILDAAALVIAEVGLEAATLSEVARRANITLASLYRYFPNKAAVVRQLAEHQLAKLREPMARFAQSADIPGDIDTIIDVFADFYRKEPAYREVWSGIGAMPELAALDQEDLLSNVDLMSSTLRERFPHLDEADARAITTMLTRAIGAVLRLAMVMDDRVAEVMLAEVKFMARSYLRARLAPPNPV from the coding sequence ATGACGGAAACGATCAAGCCCCCCTCTTCCGGTGCCGCGCCGCGCCGTGCGCCGCGCCAGGAGCGCAGTCGGCAGCGCGTCCAGGACATTCTCGATGCGGCCGCCCTGGTCATCGCCGAGGTCGGCCTCGAAGCCGCCACCCTCTCCGAGGTCGCGCGGCGCGCGAACATCACCCTCGCTTCGCTGTACCGGTATTTCCCCAACAAGGCCGCCGTGGTGCGTCAGTTGGCGGAGCACCAACTGGCAAAATTGCGCGAACCGATGGCGCGTTTCGCGCAGAGCGCCGACATTCCGGGGGACATCGATACCATCATCGACGTCTTCGCGGACTTTTACCGCAAGGAGCCGGCCTACCGCGAAGTCTGGTCGGGCATCGGCGCCATGCCGGAACTCGCTGCGCTCGATCAGGAGGATCTGCTCAGCAATGTCGATCTGATGAGCTCGACACTGCGGGAGCGCTTCCCGCACCTTGACGAAGCGGACGCCCGTGCGATCACCACGATGCTGACCCGGGCCATCGGCGCCGTGCTGCGCCTGGCGATGGTCATGGACGACAGGGTTGCCGAGGTCATGCTGGCCGAAGTCAAATTCATGGCGCGCTCCTACCTTCGGGCGCGCCTCGCGCCGCCCAACCCCGTTTAG
- the cas1f gene encoding type I-F CRISPR-associated endonuclease Cas1f, whose amino-acid sequence MPNDIASSDLKSILHSKRANLYYLEHCRVLVNGGRVEYVTEAGQQSLYWNIPIANTTSILLGTGTSITQAAMRELAKAGVVVGFCGGGGTPLFSAGERELDIAWQSPQSEYRLTEYLQWWVGFWFDDAKRLEAAKRLQQARLLRIRTQWLENRSLREAGFAVDSDRLESLLEESRHAIEHVPDHTMLLTEEGRLSRQLFRLAAQASGYGEFTRAKRGSGADPANRFLDHGNYLAYGLGATATWVLGLPHGLAILHGKTRRGGLVFDAADLIKDAVILPQAFVSAMRGDDEQTFRLHCIGQLTRCEALDFMIDQLKLIAEQLGRTA is encoded by the coding sequence ATGCCCAATGACATCGCTTCTTCGGACCTGAAATCTATCCTCCATTCCAAACGCGCCAATCTGTACTATCTGGAACACTGCCGCGTACTGGTCAATGGAGGTAGAGTCGAGTACGTGACGGAAGCGGGCCAGCAGTCCCTGTACTGGAACATTCCGATCGCCAATACCACCTCGATCCTGCTGGGAACCGGAACCTCGATCACTCAGGCGGCCATGCGCGAGTTGGCCAAAGCCGGTGTGGTGGTGGGATTCTGTGGAGGGGGCGGCACGCCACTGTTCTCGGCGGGAGAACGCGAGCTGGATATTGCCTGGCAATCACCGCAAAGCGAGTACCGCCTGACCGAGTACCTGCAATGGTGGGTCGGATTCTGGTTTGACGACGCAAAACGGCTGGAAGCCGCCAAACGGCTTCAACAGGCCAGACTGCTCCGGATCCGAACCCAGTGGCTGGAAAACCGATCCTTGCGCGAAGCGGGATTTGCCGTGGATAGCGACAGGTTGGAGTCGCTTCTGGAAGAAAGCCGTCACGCCATTGAGCACGTGCCGGACCATACCATGCTTCTAACCGAAGAGGGGCGACTGTCCAGGCAACTTTTCAGGTTGGCCGCGCAGGCTTCGGGCTACGGCGAGTTCACGCGGGCCAAGCGCGGATCCGGCGCCGACCCGGCCAACCGGTTTCTGGATCACGGCAACTACCTGGCCTACGGGTTGGGAGCAACCGCCACCTGGGTACTGGGCTTGCCGCACGGACTGGCCATACTGCACGGCAAAACCCGGCGCGGCGGACTGGTTTTCGATGCGGCGGACCTGATCAAGGATGCCGTCATCCTGCCGCAAGCTTTCGTCAGCGCCATGCGCGGCGACGATGAACAGACTTTCCGCCTGCATTGCATCGGTCAATTGACGCGCTGCGAAGCACTCGATTTCATGATCGATCAATTGAAGCTGATCGCCGAGCAATTGGGGCGGACAGCATGA
- the cas3f gene encoding type I-F CRISPR-associated helicase Cas3f, whose translation MNIMLVSQCDKRALTETRRILDQFAERRGDRVWQTPITQAGLDTLRRLLRKSARKNTAVACHWLRGRDHAELLWIVGDSRRFNSNGSVPTNTTERDVLRSDDENDWLTGEDIRLLAGLAALFHDLGKACAAFQSRLRGKGSSIANIYRHEWVSLRLVQAFVGQDDDAGWLARLQDPAWMTTRAWETRLKTAQLRDGLDDAARISKPFAPGVLPPLAAAVCWLVLSHHRLPLPGVDVINFDRMKKGLNDLTSQWNQPFDKVAGKECKPYWQFPYGLPCDDRLWRERVASQAGELGKRLQPMAWLDEPYPMHLARLLLMLADHHFSSQNVKQSWKPGEEDNVAFANTLKDDPDRRFNQTLPEHLTGVMRHALGAARALPGLATGLASLGRHRILQQRSADARFRWQDKAFDLAGRMRDKALTQGAFIVNLASTGCGKTLANARIMYALANPATGMRCVFAMGLRTLTLQTGLAFRDKLKLDDGDLAIRVGGAPSRELFEHLADMAEARGSESSQPLLDTDGYVRYDGNPDHPLLQRLSHDPKFNALLAAPLLVCTIDHLTPATESTRGGRQIAPMLRLMSSDLVLDEPDDFSVEDMPALIRLVYWAGLLGSRVLISSATLPPALTQGLFDAYLEGRRQFQRHRGQPGQLLSVCCLWTDERETLTADCMDRSGFASAHAAFADRRAGWLSTQPGRRTAELLPLTGLPRNRQGLFPALATLLRDNALRLHALNHDIDPSSGKHVSIGLLRFANIDTIYPLAQELCRLGAPHGVRIHLCVYHSQYPLLLRSAIERRLDAALTRHDPAALFAQTDIRARLNGHAAGDHLFIVLGSPVTEVGRDHCYSWAIAEPSSMRSLIQLAGRVRRHWPAPFDTLNLLILQQNIKSWLDPDRPAYSRPGFETAKEFRLVTPDLNALLTEDEYRRIDARPRLLARPALRPHHSLVDLEHARLDAEINGNALKTVAVSRAGSPGHSRLCAASCWQIAHAMLQAGLQRVQPFRKNDYAEECELVLLPDEEEQNVRLIRQVEDDRTHQKNELRSDYLLHRISDQDLFRGPGIGAWGNENYLDELAALAGELDMSPEACARRFGHVALKFDPDNHQGWLFHPALGFCQKR comes from the coding sequence ATGAATATCATGTTGGTTTCGCAATGTGATAAACGCGCGCTCACAGAAACCCGGCGGATCCTTGACCAGTTTGCCGAACGCCGCGGAGACCGGGTCTGGCAAACACCGATCACTCAGGCCGGGCTGGATACCCTGCGCCGTCTATTGCGCAAGAGCGCACGCAAAAACACCGCCGTGGCCTGCCACTGGCTGCGAGGAAGGGATCACGCCGAATTGTTGTGGATTGTTGGCGACAGCCGCCGTTTCAACAGCAACGGCTCCGTTCCGACCAACACGACCGAACGCGATGTTCTGCGCTCCGATGATGAGAACGACTGGCTGACAGGAGAAGACATCCGCCTGCTCGCAGGCCTGGCCGCCCTGTTTCACGACCTGGGCAAAGCGTGCGCCGCCTTCCAGTCGCGCCTTCGTGGAAAAGGCTCGTCCATCGCTAATATCTATCGCCATGAGTGGGTCTCATTGCGGCTGGTCCAGGCCTTTGTCGGCCAGGACGATGACGCGGGGTGGCTGGCGCGGCTGCAAGATCCGGCCTGGATGACGACGCGCGCATGGGAAACCCGCCTGAAAACAGCGCAATTGCGCGACGGGCTGGATGATGCGGCCAGAATCAGCAAACCTTTCGCCCCAGGAGTATTGCCGCCGCTGGCCGCGGCGGTTTGCTGGCTGGTACTCAGCCACCACCGCCTACCGCTCCCCGGCGTGGATGTCATCAACTTCGACAGGATGAAAAAGGGACTCAATGATCTGACCAGCCAGTGGAACCAGCCCTTTGACAAGGTCGCCGGCAAGGAGTGCAAGCCCTACTGGCAGTTCCCTTACGGCCTGCCGTGCGATGACAGGTTGTGGCGGGAGCGTGTGGCCTCGCAGGCAGGGGAACTCGGCAAACGCCTGCAGCCCATGGCATGGCTGGATGAACCTTACCCCATGCACCTGGCGCGCCTTCTTCTGATGCTGGCCGACCACCACTTTTCCAGCCAGAACGTCAAACAGAGCTGGAAACCCGGAGAAGAGGACAATGTCGCTTTCGCCAATACGCTGAAAGATGATCCGGATCGGCGTTTCAATCAGACGCTGCCGGAGCACCTGACCGGCGTAATGCGTCACGCACTCGGTGCAGCACGAGCCCTGCCCGGCCTTGCAACAGGGCTGGCATCGCTCGGACGACATCGCATTTTGCAACAGCGCAGCGCGGACGCCCGCTTTCGCTGGCAGGACAAGGCCTTCGATCTGGCCGGTCGTATGCGCGACAAGGCGCTGACCCAAGGTGCATTCATCGTTAATCTGGCCTCGACCGGCTGCGGCAAGACACTCGCCAACGCGCGCATCATGTACGCTCTGGCCAATCCAGCGACAGGCATGCGCTGCGTCTTCGCCATGGGGCTTCGCACGCTCACCTTGCAAACGGGACTCGCCTTCCGTGACAAGCTGAAGCTGGATGATGGCGATCTGGCCATCCGCGTTGGAGGGGCCCCCAGCCGTGAATTATTCGAACACTTGGCCGATATGGCGGAAGCCAGGGGGTCCGAATCCAGTCAGCCACTACTCGATACGGATGGTTATGTTCGCTATGACGGCAATCCCGACCATCCTTTGTTGCAGCGCCTGAGCCACGATCCGAAGTTCAACGCACTGCTGGCCGCCCCTTTGCTGGTATGCACCATCGACCATCTGACACCGGCGACGGAGAGTACCCGCGGCGGGCGTCAGATTGCACCGATGCTGCGCCTGATGAGCTCGGATCTGGTGCTCGACGAGCCGGATGATTTCAGTGTGGAGGACATGCCGGCGCTGATCCGTTTGGTGTATTGGGCCGGTTTGCTGGGAAGCCGTGTCCTGATCTCTTCGGCAACCCTGCCTCCCGCCCTGACTCAAGGCTTATTCGATGCCTATCTGGAAGGGCGTCGCCAGTTTCAGCGTCACCGGGGGCAACCCGGCCAGCTCCTGAGTGTCTGCTGCCTATGGACCGACGAGCGGGAAACACTCACCGCCGACTGTATGGATCGCTCCGGTTTCGCGAGCGCACATGCTGCCTTCGCGGACCGCCGAGCCGGCTGGCTCTCCACGCAGCCCGGACGGCGAACGGCCGAGCTCCTGCCGCTCACCGGCTTGCCGCGCAATCGGCAGGGCCTTTTCCCCGCTCTGGCCACCTTGCTGCGCGACAATGCCCTTCGTTTGCACGCGCTGAATCACGATATCGATCCGAGCAGCGGCAAACACGTGAGCATCGGTCTGCTGCGCTTCGCCAATATCGACACGATCTACCCGCTGGCTCAAGAACTCTGCCGATTGGGCGCGCCGCACGGCGTGCGGATTCACCTCTGTGTCTATCACTCGCAATACCCGCTGCTGCTGCGCTCCGCCATAGAGCGCCGGCTGGACGCCGCACTGACCCGGCATGACCCGGCGGCCCTGTTTGCGCAAACCGATATCCGGGCCCGCCTCAATGGTCATGCCGCCGGCGATCACCTCTTTATCGTACTGGGCAGCCCGGTGACCGAAGTCGGACGTGACCATTGCTATTCATGGGCAATTGCCGAGCCCTCTTCCATGCGCTCGTTGATCCAGTTGGCAGGGAGAGTCCGCCGGCACTGGCCGGCTCCCTTCGACACGCTGAATCTGCTGATTCTTCAACAGAACATCAAAAGCTGGCTGGATCCGGATCGACCGGCCTATTCCCGACCGGGTTTCGAAACAGCGAAGGAATTCAGGCTTGTCACCCCTGATCTGAATGCCCTGCTGACCGAGGACGAGTACCGGCGCATCGATGCGCGGCCCAGGTTGCTGGCGCGCCCGGCCTTGCGGCCTCACCACAGTCTGGTGGATCTGGAGCATGCCCGCCTCGACGCCGAAATCAACGGCAACGCTCTCAAAACCGTTGCCGTCTCCCGCGCGGGTTCCCCAGGCCACAGCAGGCTATGCGCGGCCAGTTGCTGGCAGATCGCCCACGCCATGCTGCAGGCCGGCTTGCAACGGGTTCAGCCATTCAGAAAGAACGATTACGCCGAAGAGTGCGAACTGGTTCTGCTCCCCGATGAGGAAGAGCAAAACGTCCGCTTGATCCGTCAAGTGGAAGACGATCGGACACACCAGAAAAACGAGTTGCGCAGCGACTACCTGCTGCACCGGATCTCGGATCAGGATCTTTTCAGAGGACCTGGCATCGGAGCATGGGGCAATGAAAACTATCTGGATGAGCTGGCGGCCCTCGCGGGGGAACTGGACATGTCGCCGGAGGCCTGCGCACGACGTTTCGGCCATGTGGCGCTGAAGTTCGACCCTGACAACCATCAGGGTTGGTTATTTCACCCGGCTCTGGGCTTCTGTCAGAAGCGATGA
- a CDS encoding WD40/YVTN/BNR-like repeat-containing protein — MRLPALVLLLVLAIPVPAAASPRDALIVPHATRAAQFRVAQAGTRIVTAGDHGTILLSDDAGAHWRQARRVPQDTTLTALFFADKRRGWTAGHGGVILATQDAGETWQVQKRGGKDDRPVFSLWFETPLHGFAAGAFGLLLETHDGGGTWRARALPAGMEDRHLYQVFGHGKALWVTSEEGRLLHSTNAGRDWRVRATPARGSLWGGLVLRDGSVMVMGLKGQLLLSRNGGERWDTVDTGTERSLTGGIELADGSVLASGLDGAILHARPPFAGARTYTASGRQNLAGLAALPGKRLLLLGGNGLSVVPAPLW; from the coding sequence ATGAGACTCCCCGCTCTTGTTCTCCTCCTTGTTCTGGCGATCCCGGTGCCCGCGGCGGCATCGCCCCGCGATGCGCTCATCGTGCCTCACGCGACCCGCGCGGCGCAGTTCCGGGTGGCGCAGGCGGGAACGCGGATCGTTACCGCCGGCGATCATGGCACCATCCTGCTGTCGGATGATGCCGGCGCGCACTGGCGGCAGGCCCGCCGCGTTCCGCAAGACACCACCCTGACGGCGCTGTTTTTCGCCGACAAGCGGCGCGGCTGGACCGCCGGCCACGGCGGCGTCATCCTGGCGACACAGGACGCGGGCGAGACCTGGCAAGTGCAAAAACGGGGAGGCAAGGATGACCGGCCGGTGTTCTCCCTGTGGTTCGAAACACCGCTGCACGGTTTTGCCGCCGGGGCGTTCGGCCTGCTGCTGGAAACGCACGACGGCGGCGGCACCTGGCGGGCGCGGGCCTTGCCCGCCGGCATGGAAGACCGTCATCTGTACCAGGTATTCGGGCACGGCAAGGCGTTGTGGGTCACGTCCGAGGAGGGACGCCTGCTCCACTCGACCAACGCCGGACGGGACTGGCGCGTTCGCGCGACGCCGGCGCGCGGTTCGCTGTGGGGCGGACTGGTGTTGCGCGACGGCTCGGTGATGGTCATGGGACTGAAGGGACAACTGCTGCTCTCGCGCAACGGCGGAGAGCGCTGGGACACGGTGGACACCGGCACGGAGCGCTCCCTGACCGGAGGCATCGAACTGGCGGACGGCAGCGTGCTGGCAAGCGGCCTGGACGGCGCCATTTTGCACGCGCGGCCGCCGTTCGCCGGCGCGCGAACGTACACGGCGTCCGGACGACAGAATCTTGCGGGGCTCGCCGCGCTGCCGGGAAAACGTCTGCTGCTGCTTGGCGGCAACGGCCTGTCCGTCGTACCGGCGCCCCTGTGGTAA